The region GCTCCGTGCAAAAGGTATTCAACCTCCTCAACAATTTCTTCCTGCTCATTCACCACAACCTGATAGCCAAAAATGTCAGGATTATTTGGAACTCTTTGGATGTTTTCTTCGATATATTCTTGAAGTTTTAACCGACTATCATTATCCTCAAACAGGCACACACAATGCACCTCCTCACGAGTAGTAACTTCTGCCCCAAAAACCGCGAGAATACCTAATCTTTCAGCAATCCTCTGAACCAATGGACCATGTAAAGTAGAATTATGATCTGTAACCGCTATAATATCTAAACCAACCGCCTTTGCTCTATTTACAATATTTACAGGACTCATCTCCAAATCGGCACAAGGAGATAAAACACTATGGATGTGCAAATCGGCACGGTATTGATTCATTATTTATTTAATAGCTGATATAGTTTTCCTGTTATCTCAAATGCTTCTAAACTTGTACCTAATACCGGAATTCCTTCGTTATTACTCTGCTGCAATGTATTTTGTTCCGGTTCAAATCCCTTAACAAGAATAATTGCCGATAATTCTTTTAGCGAGGCAATAGCCATTACATTTATATGCGTTTGCAACGTAATCCATACCATTCCAGCATCGGCATTACCCATCACATCACTGAGCAAGTCGGAAGTATAACCTCCTGTAATCTCCTGATTTAACCCCTCGCTTCCCGAAAATAATTTTAAGTCTAAATGCTTTACAATATCTGCAACTGTCATAATTATAACTATTTATTCCTGATTGGTTTTTCACAATTTTTCAAAAAACGGTTGTCCCCCCAAATTTTCTTCATAATCCTAAACGAGTGTTCTGGATCTAATTTAGTCTGCTCCATAATCTTCTGTAGAAATACGCAGCGAGAAATAGCACCTTCGCCCCGTACAATATCTTCAGCAAGAGCCAAGCACGATGGTGCGCCACATACACCACAATCTATTCCAGGGAGATAACACATTAAGCGGTTTACACGCTCCATTTTTTTCATGGCAACAGCCATATCTTCATCCAGCTTAACCATTGAACGGGGCTCAACCCGACCCAACCCAATTTTCCCCACTAAAAATTTTTGATACTCTATCAGTTTTGAACTTGCAACCCTTGGAGTATCACCAGGAAAATTTCTCATCGATCGTTTCCTTAACAATTCAGCCGTTAAAAACCTATTGCTAGCCGCAAGAATTCCTCCCGCACAACTTTCGTCACATGCCCGTAATTCAAGAAAGTCGACACCTGAAACCTCGTCATTTTCGATCTTTTCTAAAAACTCAATAACATTATAAATCCCATCAATAGCCATTGTCCGACCCTCAACATTAGCGGCCTCGCCATTAGTCAATGCCCAAGTAATGCTCCTCGATGATAGCGCTGGCCTATCATCATTGGTATTCCGATCTACAGTTCTCTTCTTAATCTCATGTAATGTCCTGTTGTATATTAAATCCATATTGATAACTCCTGTTAGCTCAGATTTATCTTCGCCAACAGGGCTTTTTACTGCAGCAATCTTTGCAGCACAAGGCGTTACATAAAATATTCCAATTTCACTTTCTGGTATTCCACTTTCACTGTATTTCTTTCTCAAGTAAGAAGTTGTTAAATCCAAAGGAGGACGCAAAAGCATTATATTTCCTACTAACCATGGAAATTTTACTTGAACAAGTCTTACAATTGCAGGGCAAAACGAAGATATGATTGGCTTTTTAGTCTGATTTTTAACGATATAATCGTTAATCTGAGGAATTAGGTATTCCACAGAATCCTCAACTTCTATAACTTCGGAAAATCCGATATTTAGTAACGCCTGTATCACCATTGCAGGATTAACATCCTCAGGATATTGTCCAAATAATACAGATGGCACCATTACTATTCGATGCCTATAGCTAAAAATATTCTGGAAATCATCCTGTTCAACAATTATGGCCCCAGTTGGACAAACCCTATAGCATTCACCACAGTCGATGCACCTATTGCTATGTAAATGGGCTTTCCCTCCCGTTACTCTTAGAGCCTCAGTAGGACAAGCCCTCATGCAGTGAGCACAACCAACACATACGTCAGTTCTTATTTTTAGGGCATGATGAAAACTAACCTTTTCCAAAACCTATTCTCCTTCCTTTGAACCTTTCAGGTATACAGTAATCTCCAAATAAGTTCCCAGTCCAACTTCACTAGATATTTTAAAATCATCCGAATTATCCTTGATATTAGGCAACCCCATCCCTGCTCCAAATCCCATCTCTCTTACAATTGGCGAAGCTGTTGAAAACCCTGGCTGCATAGCCAATCCTATATCAGGAATTCCTGGACCATTGTCATCTAGCGCTATAATAATTTTCTCAGTATCTATATCTACTGATATTAACCCATTAAAGGCATGAGCAGCAATATTCACCTCTCCTTCGTACAATGCTACAACCACACGTTTAATAATAGTCGAATCGACATTAAGCTGTTTAAGAATTTTCTTAATCTGGCTAGAAGCATTGCCTGCCCTAACAAAATCGCCACCCTGAACTTTAAACTCAAAATGCATTGCTACCTTTAATAAACAGCCTTAATACCAAGATTGTATAGAATACCGGCAACCTTAAACATAGTGCCCGGATATTCAATCAAAACTATGCAATTTTCTTTTGCCAACCTAATCATGTCTTCGCTTACTCTTTTGTTTCTCACAAAAACAATAGCCTGTAAATCGGACATTTCTGCAGTACGAACTGCCTGAATATTCGCTAAACCAGTAATTAGCAGAAGTTTTTCGGTTTTAACCGTAAGCACATCGCTCATTAAATCGGAAGCAAACGCATACTCGATCTCATTGTCTAGGCATTCTTCACAACAAACAACACTTCCACCTATGCACCCTACAAGTTCTTTTAATTTCATATATAAAATATT is a window of Tenuifilaceae bacterium CYCD DNA encoding:
- a CDS encoding histidinol-phosphatase — its product is MNQYRADLHIHSVLSPCADLEMSPVNIVNRAKAVGLDIIAVTDHNSTLHGPLVQRIAERLGILAVFGAEVTTREEVHCVCLFEDNDSRLKLQEYIEENIQRVPNNPDIFGYQVVVNEQEEIVEEVEYLLHGALSKGINDIEAFVHGNGGLFIPAHADRPKYSLTSQLGFVPPDLKYDAIELSKYTTEEKFLASNPFVTRKRFVRSSDAHMLDQIGTISTTFLMNDLSFEDLKLAIVESRYLV
- a CDS encoding Fe-S cluster protein, which produces MRACPTEALRVTGGKAHLHSNRCIDCGECYRVCPTGAIIVEQDDFQNIFSYRHRIVMVPSVLFGQYPEDVNPAMVIQALLNIGFSEVIEVEDSVEYLIPQINDYIVKNQTKKPIISSFCPAIVRLVQVKFPWLVGNIMLLRPPLDLTTSYLRKKYSESGIPESEIGIFYVTPCAAKIAAVKSPVGEDKSELTGVINMDLIYNRTLHEIKKRTVDRNTNDDRPALSSRSITWALTNGEAANVEGRTMAIDGIYNVIEFLEKIENDEVSGVDFLELRACDESCAGGILAASNRFLTAELLRKRSMRNFPGDTPRVASSKLIEYQKFLVGKIGLGRVEPRSMVKLDEDMAVAMKKMERVNRLMCYLPGIDCGVCGAPSCLALAEDIVRGEGAISRCVFLQKIMEQTKLDPEHSFRIMKKIWGDNRFLKNCEKPIRNK